TTCCAACAGGATCCGTCCACCAGCGGCATCCCTTTGTCGTGCCGCCCGTTCAAGCTGACCTGCATTTTGCTGGATGCTGACCGCGCCCAGGTAACCGACGGCACCTTTCAGAAGGTGTGCCAGTTCCGCAAGTTGCGTTCCCGAAGGGTGAGCAGCAAGACGCTCGAAATCTTCCGGGGCATTTTTGAAGTCGCGCAGGAACCCGCGCAACATTCGGTCTATTCGCTGGAGATTGCCCCCGAAACGCTTCCTCACTGCTCCCATATCAAGTTGAGTTTGCGCCGGATATGGCCCCACTCCAAAATCCAGAGTATTGGCTCGGTCAAGGCTTGCCATAGCACCCGGCAACAACGAGATCAGGACAGAATAGAGATGGCCTTCGTCGATAGGCTTGCTCAGATGTTCGCTCATTCCGGCGGCTTCGACGATAGCGCGGTCTTCGGGGCGAGCCTGGGCGGTGAGGGCAATAATGGGAAGACTTGACCACTTGGCGCGGCGACGGATTGCTTTGGTCGCCTCGATGCCGTCCATCACCGGCATGTGAACATCCATCAGGACGGCGTCGAATGCTTCGTTCTCAAGCGCTTCAATCGCCTCCCGTCCATTGGTAGCGGTCGCAACGACAATGCCCACCAGTTCAAGGAAATCGGAGGCGACCTCGCGATTCAAGGCATTATCATCAACAACAAGGACCTTGCGCCCCGCCAGGAGAATACGCGGATCGTCATTCTGGCGCCTGTTGCCGACAGGCTTCGTGCCTGCCTCGACAACCATACTCGACGGCGCCAGTATTTCCGTGAGTGTATTGAAACTCACCGACTCGGTGATCGGCTTGATAAGCAGTCCCTGCAGATGAAGCTGCTCCACTTTTTGAAGTACTTCATCACGGCCGTATGCGGTTACCATTAGGACTGCCGGTAAATGAGGAAGGTTTTCCTCCTCGCGAATCCTGCGGGCCGCCTCCAGGCCATCCATCTCGGGCATGCGCCAGTCCATAAGAACGATTTCGAATGGTTGACCGGTTTGTGAGGCGTGGCGAAGCTTGTCGATACCCTCCGCACCGGAGGACGCCACTTCGGGGTCCATGCCGAAAGCGCCAACCATGTTGGATAGAATCTCACGAGCGCTGGCGTTGTCATCGACAATGAGCACGCGGCCGCCAGCAAGAACGGAATTGGGAACCGTCTGAAGGTCTTCTTCCTTGCCACTGGCAGGACGGATCGAGATTGTGAAATGGAAGTCGCTTCCTCGTCCGGGCTCGCTACGGACATCGATGCGACCGCCCATCAAGTCGACCAGTTGCCGGCAGATCGCCAACCCTAGCCCGGTACCTCCATATCGGCGCGACGTCCTGGATTCCGCCTGAGAGAACGGCCGGAACAATTGAGCTATCTGCTCGGGGTCGATCCCTATGCCCGTATCCCGTACCGAGAATGCCAGAATGCTCGCCCCTGAAACAGCCGGCCCAGCATTCTTCAACCTCACGCTGACGACGATTTCTCCCTCTTCGGTGAACTTGATCGCGTTGCCAACAAGATTCGTAAGCACCTGCCCGAGCCGAAACGGATCGCCTCGAAGGCGACGCGGAACATCCGGCGCCACTGAAAATGCGATTTCGATCCCCTTCTCGTCGGCGCGCATTGCGGTGACCGCGGAGATGGTCTCCAGCACTTCTTCCAGTTCGAACTCGGTATCCTCGAGCGCAAGCATTCCAGCCTCGATCTTGGAATAGTCGAGTACGTCGTTGATGATCGAGAGCAGCGCTTTCGCTGACAGGTCGATCTTATCGAGATAGTTGCGCTGCTTCGGCGAAAGATCGGTCTGCTGAACCAACCGAGTCATGCCGATAACCGTATTCATCGGCGTGCGTATCTCATGGCTCATCATCGCCAGGAAGTCTGCCTTGGCCCGCTCGCCAGCTTCTGCCGCTTCCTTTGCATTCTGCAATTGCCGGGAGATCTGCATGTCGCGTGTGACGTCGAGCATGAGCCCATCCCAGACCGTCTTATCGCCTACGCGGCGCGGCACTGCGCGAAACCGGAGCCATATCTCGTTGCCATCCGGTTTACGGTGTCGAGCCCGGAAATCGTACTCGCTGAGATTTGTTTCTGAATCCGCCACCGCATCGATAGCCAGGCCACGATCCGATGGATCGAAAGAGGCACCGAGCATATAGTCTTCGGACACAATCTCGTGGATCGGACTTCCCAGCAGCATCTCGATGCCGGCGCTCGCATAGACAAACCGCCCTGGATGTTCAGCATCGCGCTCCATCCGGTAGATGCCACCGCTTGGCAGATTGTCCGCGAGGGCTTCCAACTGGGCGCGCGCATCCTCACGTTCGGATATGTCCTGCACCGTGCCGGTAAGCGCGACGATCTGCCCGGTCGCGTCGCGGATTGCCTCGCCTCGAATATTGCAAGCGAAAGATGACCCGTCCGGGCGAAAATGAACGGCGTCAATGCTATACGGCTCGCCGGTTTCGACACACCGTGCAATTGCCGCCGAGACCCTGTCGAAGCTCTCGGGCGAGAGCATCCTCTGGAGATCGCCGGGCGTCAGAGGCGGGCCCGCGGGGTCCATGCCGTTCATCTCGTTGAGCATCTCGGACGAGGTAAACGCGCCGGTCTCCAAAGTGAGCAACCAGCTACCGACCTTTGCAACCCTCTCGGCACGCTTCAGCGTATCGTAACTGTTTTTAAGCTTCCTTTCAGCATCGCGTGCTTCAGTAATATCGATAACGACCCCTACAAGCCGGTTGGGCGTCGTCTCAGTAGCATGCAGCATACAGGTTGCAGACGTGATCCATCGCGTTTCGCCCGAGGGTCTGATCAGCCGAAAGTCGACATGGCGATCCTGTGTTCGCGTCGCAAGCTCCGCTATGCGCTCATCCGTAATGCGGTCGACGTCACCGGGATGAACCAGAGCCTTAAAATCGGCGATCCCGCGCATCTGGCCGCCGGCCGGGTCAAGGCCGTATATTTTGTAACAGGTAGCGTCGCATCGAAGGACATCGTCGTCGATATTATAATCCCATATCCCCATTCCGACGACTTCGGCCGCCAGCGATATGCGCTCCTGCTGGGCATGCAGTTCCTCCACTGCGCGGGAATGGTCATGGCTTGTCACGAGCAGGGCGAGTTGGTCTTCCATACCGCGCGCAAAATGCTCTAGCAAGCTGATGTCCTGATCCAGAAACGGCGTGCGATCGCGTTTGAGGCCGTCAAGGATCGCAAACAGTGATCCGTCGGGCCAGTATAGAGACCGGCCCAGATACGCATCGAACCCAGCTTCGGATTCCGGACTCCCGGAATAGTCCACCCGAGGCGAAATCCGCAAGACTGCAAGGGGCCTCGCATTTCCTGCAACAGCTTCGAGCAAAGGCGCCGCAAGCCTATCCCAGCCGCTGCCCACCGAAAAACTCCCGGCCTGTTCGCCAAGGGATAATATAATCTCGAACCCGAAAGGTGATGCGCGAACAACGCGTACGGCATCCGCCCCTATACGCTCGACAAGCGTGCCCAGAGAGCGCTGCCAGCGCTCCATTGTCTCCGTCGTCAGTGTGATCGACTGTGCCATAGGCAAGGGTCCGCCCAGTTATTTATGAAACGCCGAAGGCTTCTCCAGCGGGTGTTCCCACAGTTCGCTGAAAGTTACTGCAATTGACTACCGCCGAAAACCGCTGTCAACGCATTTTCAATGCAACAGTAATTCCAGTCTTTTCCCAAGGCGAGACCTCACCCATCATTCAGATGGCTGAGTGGCGCAGATCGCGGAAGTCAGATGATGTCATTTGATGGCGGGTGGATTTGAACCGGTGCAAGATCCGCTCTGTTCGTGGCAAAGGCGGATGCGAATTCTCCGCTCGGGTATTCAGACTTTTGTGAGAACTGCGTTCCACCGATGGAATGATTTCTCTTTCAGCTACGCCATAAGAGCGAAGCTTATCTGTGACGATGACACGCGGTACGATGCCCTGCACCGGCGTTTGTGCACGGATGCGTTTGTCGGCGGATTTGGGTCTTTGAATGGTTGCTCTATGAGGCTTTGTCTGGGGCGCGGATGGATTTTGGCCGTGCCAGTCGAGCATACGATTGAGTGCGCTGCAACCAAGGGCGACTTCTTTTTGCTGATTGGCAAACTTACGGGAGCGCAGCCGGTTGCCAATGATGGATTTGTAACGCCCCATTGATGTCTCTGCCCTGGCGCGTCTGCCATAACCAGTGATGGCTTGCCAGCCCAACCGGCCATGGTCTGCAGGGGCGTTGGTCCACGGATGGCATTTGCGGTTTAAAGATTTTACAGAATTAGGCTTTGGCAGTTAAGCTTTTCGTTCTCAGTATCTTGTTTATGCCTTTCAAACATCATGCTGCTCATCGCCATCGGATACCGCGGTAGTATTACCTTCTGGATCAGTGAAGCGGCGATTGCGGGGTAGTCGGCTCCGCGACGTACGGCACCGGGTGGTCAGTAGCGCTATTCCGATTTGGCGATTGAAACATCTCTGATGTGCGGGATCGTTTTCAATCAACCCTTGCGCCAAACCGAAGGCTTGATGACGTCTTTATTGCAGTTGATGGGCGTTGATCTGCCAGCGCCTGATCATACGACATTGAGCAGG
The genomic region above belongs to Ochrobactrum quorumnocens and contains:
- a CDS encoding hybrid sensor histidine kinase/response regulator, with the protein product MAQSITLTTETMERWQRSLGTLVERIGADAVRVVRASPFGFEIILSLGEQAGSFSVGSGWDRLAAPLLEAVAGNARPLAVLRISPRVDYSGSPESEAGFDAYLGRSLYWPDGSLFAILDGLKRDRTPFLDQDISLLEHFARGMEDQLALLVTSHDHSRAVEELHAQQERISLAAEVVGMGIWDYNIDDDVLRCDATCYKIYGLDPAGGQMRGIADFKALVHPGDVDRITDERIAELATRTQDRHVDFRLIRPSGETRWITSATCMLHATETTPNRLVGVVIDITEARDAERKLKNSYDTLKRAERVAKVGSWLLTLETGAFTSSEMLNEMNGMDPAGPPLTPGDLQRMLSPESFDRVSAAIARCVETGEPYSIDAVHFRPDGSSFACNIRGEAIRDATGQIVALTGTVQDISEREDARAQLEALADNLPSGGIYRMERDAEHPGRFVYASAGIEMLLGSPIHEIVSEDYMLGASFDPSDRGLAIDAVADSETNLSEYDFRARHRKPDGNEIWLRFRAVPRRVGDKTVWDGLMLDVTRDMQISRQLQNAKEAAEAGERAKADFLAMMSHEIRTPMNTVIGMTRLVQQTDLSPKQRNYLDKIDLSAKALLSIINDVLDYSKIEAGMLALEDTEFELEEVLETISAVTAMRADEKGIEIAFSVAPDVPRRLRGDPFRLGQVLTNLVGNAIKFTEEGEIVVSVRLKNAGPAVSGASILAFSVRDTGIGIDPEQIAQLFRPFSQAESRTSRRYGGTGLGLAICRQLVDLMGGRIDVRSEPGRGSDFHFTISIRPASGKEEDLQTVPNSVLAGGRVLIVDDNASAREILSNMVGAFGMDPEVASSGAEGIDKLRHASQTGQPFEIVLMDWRMPEMDGLEAARRIREEENLPHLPAVLMVTAYGRDEVLQKVEQLHLQGLLIKPITESVSFNTLTEILAPSSMVVEAGTKPVGNRRQNDDPRILLAGRKVLVVDDNALNREVASDFLELVGIVVATATNGREAIEALENEAFDAVLMDVHMPVMDGIEATKAIRRRAKWSSLPIIALTAQARPEDRAIVEAAGMSEHLSKPIDEGHLYSVLISLLPGAMASLDRANTLDFGVGPYPAQTQLDMGAVRKRFGGNLQRIDRMLRGFLRDFKNAPEDFERLAAHPSGTQLAELAHLLKGAVGYLGAVSIQQNAGQLERAARQRDAAGGRILLEKVVKDLRLLLAEVASEVEKHAASEIDHAANDYDGTGPLIGQARALLLQGDYDAVKILEELAVWTTQPEHKAILEQVLVSFDDLRLEDAVTRLDRLSALLMANKGSDGQ